CCGCGTACGACGTGGTCGGAGCCACGCAGCAGGCCGCTGTGCACGGTCAGGCCGCGCTCACGCAGCGCGCGCAGCAGCGGGCCGTTGTCGCGGCAGGTGACGTCCGGGACGTCGGGGCGGTGATCGCGGGTGGCCTCGGCGACGACCACGTCCCCGGGGCGCATGCCCGGGGCCAGGCCGGCGCAGAAGCCGCTGGCGACGACCGGCGAACGCTGGGTGCGCGCGCCCTCACCCAGCGCTCCGGCCAGGGCCCGCTCGGCCGCCTGGGGGCCCATGCCCGTACGGAGCACGACCAGGTCGGGGCGCCCGCCGGGCGCCGCTGCCGCGCGCTGCCCGCCGCGCAGCGCGAACCGCTCGATGCCGAGCGCACAGGCGACCAGCAGCGGTGGCTCCGCGTCCGCGGGGGGCCGGGACGGCATCAGGCCCCCACCGCGGCCGGTCCCCCGCCCAGATAGCGGCCCAGGGCGGTCAGCGGGAAGACCTGGCGGTAGAGGTGGTAGTTGATGGAGAAGTCCCAGGGGAAGCCCGTACCGGTGAAGTACGGCTCGTCCCAGGAGCCGTCCTCGCGCTGGGTGCCGGTCAGCCAGCGCACCCCGCGGCGCACCGCCTCGCTCTCCCGCTCCCCGGCCGCGAGCAGCGCCATCAGCGCCCAGGCGGTCTGCGAGGCGGTCGAGACGCCGCGCCCGGCCCACCGTTCCTTGTCCTGGTACGACCGCTGGTCCTCACCCCAGCCGCCGTCGTCGTTCTGCACCGTCTGCAGCCAGCGCACGGCCCGGCGGACGGCGGGGTGCGAGCCGGGGATGCCGGCCGCGGCGAGCGCGGGGAGCACCGACCCGGTGCCGTAGACATAGTTGGTGCCCCAGCGTCCGAACCAGGCGCCGCTGGGCTCCTGTTCGGCCAGCAGCCAGGCGATGCCGCGGCGGGTGCGCGGGTCGTGCGCGCGGCCGACGTCGGCGAGCATCTCGACGACGTGGGCGGTGACGTCGGCCGACGGCGGGTCGATGACCTCCCCGAAGTCGCAGAAGGGCAGGCGGTTGGGGAACGGGCTGGTGTTGTCGACGTCGAAGGCGCCCCAGCCCCCGTTCCTGGACTGCATGCCGAAGTTCCAGCGCACCGCGCGGTGCACCGCGTCCTCGACCCGCTGGGGGTCGGGGTGCCGGACGCGGCGCAGCGCCAGCACCACCTCGGCGGTGTCGTCGATGTCCGGGTAGTTGTCGTTCTCGAACTCGAACGCCCAGCCGCCGGAGGGGAGTTGGGGGCGCTGCACGCTCCAGTCGCCGGGCCGGCGGATCTGCTCGGCGAGCATCCAGTCCGCGGCCTTGACCAGCTGCGGGTGGTCGGCGGGCACACCGGCGTCGGCGAGCGCGATGGTGGCCAGGCAGGTGTCCCAGACCGGGGACTGGCACGCCTCGATCATCCGGGTGGGGGCGCTCCCCCCGGCGTCGCCGGGGGAACCGCCGTCCTCACGCCATACCGCGAAGCGGTCCAGCGACGCGAGGCCCGTACGCAGCACCGGATGGTCGAGGTCGTATCCCAGGAGGTGCAGGGCGATGACGGAGTAGACGGCGGGGGGCTGGATGCCGCCCCAGCAGCCGTCGTTCTCCTGCCGTTCGATGATCCAGCGGGCGGCGGAGCGCATCGCCGCGCCGCGCAGCTTGCGCAGCGCCACCCTGTGGTACAGGTGCAGCGCCTTGTCGAGGCGCTGGAAGAGGCCGTCCCAGCTGGTGGCCGGGGCGAGCGGGCGCGGCGGGGCCGGCCGGCGCGGATCGACGTGCAGCTCGTCCAGGGCGAACGGCGCGGGGCGCACGGGGCGTTTGGCCGAGACGACGGTCAGCGGCACGATGGTCTGCCGCGCCCAGCAGCCGAAGTCGTAGATGTTGAGCGGGAACCACTTGGGGAGGTAGAGGAGCTCCGGCGGCAGTTCGGGCAGGTCGTCCCACTTCCACCAGCCGAAGAGCGCCAGCCAGATGCGGGTGAAGACCCGGGTGGCGGCGACTCCGCCCTGCTCGCGGATCCAGGCCGAGGCCCTGGCCATGTGGGGCGCGTCGGGCGCGTCGCCGGCGAGCCGGAGGGCGACGTACGCCTCGACGGTGGCGGACAGTTCACCGGGCCCGCCGTAGAAGGTGGCCCAGGTGCCGTCCGGTCGCTGCTCGCCGCGGATGTGGCGGCCCGCGGCCTCGGTGGTCCTGCGGTCCTGGATTCCCAGGAACTGACGGAGCAGCAGGTCCTCTGCGTCCATCGTGACGTTGGTCTCGAGGTCGCCCTTCCACCATCCGGCGGGGTCCTGGAGGGACAGCAGGTGGTCGGTGGCGCGGGCGGTCGCGCGGCGGGCCGCTTCCGCCGTGTCGTCGAGGACGGCGGTGCGGATTCTGTCGGTCGGTTCGGTTGTCTCAGCGGTGGCATCGCTGGCCGAAGGGGCCCGGGGCGGCAGCGCCCCGGTGCTTCCGTCGGTCGTCGCTGTCATGGCTTCCCCTTCGGCAGTGAACTGTCAAAGCGTGCTCAGGGATTCCGTCGGCCGATGCCCGGCTGGCACCGGCCGGCGACTGCGATCTATTCGGAGTCGGTGGCGAATCATCTCTCGCGTACGACGACGAAGTCCGCGAGGGCGACGAGCTGTGCGCGGACCTTTTCCGGCATCTCGATCTCGTCCAGCGCGGCGATGGCGGTGGCGTGCTGGCGGCGGGCCTCCTGGGAGGTCCACTCACGGCCGCCGGCCTCCTCGATGAGGGCCGCCCGGGAGGCGAACTCCTCCTCGGTGAAGTCGGCGATCTCGGTCTCGCTCTTCTTGGCGTCGGCGGCCAGGATCCGGGCCAGCCGCTCGGAGGCCGGGCCGCCGGCGTCGAGCGCGGCGACGACCGGCAGCGACTTCTTGCGCTGGCGCAGATCGCTCCAGGTCTGCTTGCCGGTGGCCTCCGGGTCGCCCCAGATGCCGAGCAGGTCGTCGACGGCCTGGAAGGCGAGCCCGAGGTGGTAGCCGTACTTCTCCAGGGTGTCCGCGGTGCGGTCGTCGGCGCCGCCGAGCACCGCTCCGATGGAGACGGCGCAGGCCAGCAGCGCGCCGGTCTTGTTGCCCTCCATCTCCAGGCACTCCTCGACGGTGACCCGCTCGCGGTGCTCGTAGGAGATGTCCTGCGCCTGGCCGTCGATCAGCTTGCGGGTGGCCAGGGTGAGCCGGCGGGTGGCGCGGCCGGCGTCGACCGTGCCCAGTTCCAGCAGTATTTCGTTGGCGAGCGCGAACAGCGCGTCCCCGACGAGGATGGCCTGCGCGGGGCCGTGCACCTTCCACACCGTGTCGCGGTGCCGGCGCTGCTCGTCGCCGTCCATGAGGTCGTCGTGCAGCAGCGAGAAGTTGTGCACCAGCTCGACGGCGACCGCGCCGGGGATGCCGACCTCGGGGGCCGCGCCGGCGGCCTCCGCCGACAGCAGGGCGAGCGCGGGCCGCACCGCCTTGCCGCTGTCGCCCGAGCTGGGGTTGCCTTCGGCGTCGATCCAGCCGAAGTGGTACGCGGCGACGGTGTCCATGGGAGGAGCGAGCCGGTTGACGGCGGCACGCAGCACGGGAGTGGCGAGTGTCCGCCCACGCTCAAGCAGCGCGGTGACGCTCGCGGTGTCGATAGCTGGGGAAGCCGGATTCACGGTTTCTCCTCTGTTTCCGATGCTCGTGCTCGTGCGAGCGCTCGTACTCGTAGTCATGCCGCCTCCTGAGGCAACTGGCCCTGGGGGAAGCCGAGTTCGGTGAGTGCCTCGCGAGCGGCGGCAGTGCCGCTGCGAACAGCGCTTTCCATGGTCGCGGGCCACCCGGTGGCGGTCCACGCACCGGCCAGGAACAGGCCGGGGGCTTGGGTGCGGGCGGCGGGGCGGAGCCTGCCGACGCCCGGTGCGGGCGCGAAGGTCGCGGTGCGCTCGCGGGTGACGAAGAAGTCGCAGATCCGGGCGCCGCGCGCGGCGGGCAGCAGTCGCTCCAGCTCGGGCAGGTAGCGGGCCCGGAGCTTGCCGACCGGGTGGTCGATCTCGTCCTGCGCGGCGGACTGCGAGACGGCCAGGTACTGGCGGCCCTCGCCGCCCTCGGCGCGCGTCAGTCCCGAGCCGTCGGTGCGGTCGAAGACCCATTGGACGGGTGAGCCGACCGCGGCGAAGAAGGGGCGGCGCAGCACCTTGCGGTCGTAGACGACGTGGAGGTTCAGGATCGGTGCGGTGCCGATGTCCAGCAGGCGGTCCTGCCCGTCCAGCGCGCCGTCGGGCAGCAGGGCGTGCGCCTCGCGCTGCGGTACGGCGAGGACGACGGTGTCCGCGGCGAGTTGCTCGCTGCCGTGCGGGCCGTTCTCCACCGCGACCCGCCAGCCGCCCTCCGTACGCTCGACGGCCGCGGCGCGGGTGCGCAGCGCGATGCGGACGCCGGCCTTCTCCAGCGCCGTGCGCGCGAGGGTGTCGTGGACGTCGCCGAGCGGGACGCGGGACCAGCCGATGTCGGCGGCGCCGGGGGCGGACAGCAGGCCGGTCTTGAAGACCTTGGCGGCCAGGCCCAGCGAGGCGTCCGCGGCGCGGGCGTTGAGGGTGGCGATGCCGACCAGGTCCCACAGGGCCTCGACCGCGCGGGCGGACTGGCCGTGACGACGCAGCCAGCTGCCGAAGTCGACGCCGTCCAGGGCCGGGTCGGCCGGGTCCAGGGCCTTGAGCGCGAGGGTGGCCCGCACGACTCCGGCCCGTTCGGCCGGCGACAGGTGCGGGTAGCTCGCGAGGCTCCGGGCGAGGTGCAGCGGGACGGGCAGGGCGGTGCGGCGCAGCCGGCCCAGCCGCATCCGGTCGGCGTCCAGGACGGGTACGTCCATCCGGTCCTGCAGCGGCACCAGGTGTGCGGCGCCGAGCCGCTCCAGCAGTTCGCGGTAGGCGGTGCAGCAGCGCAGGTACACGTGCTGGCCGTTGTCGACGCTCAGCTCGCCGGCGGCGCTGTCGCGGCGGAAGGAGAAGACCAGACCGCCGAGCCGGGGCCGGCCCTCGACGAGGGTGACGCGCAGCCCCGCGCCGGCCAGCGCGAGCGCCGCGGTCGTGCCCGCGAGTCCGCCCCCGACGACCACCGCCGCGGTGCCGTGCGCTGTCATGTGCTCTCCCCCCGTACGTGTGGCATGGACGCAGGGGTCCGGGGAACGGTTGCCCGCCGAGGTGACGCGGGGTCCCCGCCGTCGTGCGTGGCCCGGCGCATCATCCACGCCTCCTGACGGCCTGCCGGCGGCCGATCGCCCGCGCGTCGAGGCCGGACAGTCCGCGCACCGCGACGAACGCCTTCTCCCGGCCGGGCAGCGAGACCCGGCCGCGCAGCACCGCCTCGGGGTCGGCGGCGATCCGGGTGAGCAGGCGGTGGTAGATGCCGGCCATCGCGGCCACGCAGGCGCCGCTGCGCCGGTCGAGCATCGGCAGCAGCCGGAAGCCCTCGGCGAACAGCGCACGGGCCCGCTTGACCTCGTGGTGCACCAGGCCGGTGAAGTCGGAGCCGGGCGGCGGGACCGCACGGTCGAACCCCGCCGAGCAGCCGAACTTGGCGAGGTCCTCGGCCGGCAGGTAGGTCCGGCCGTTGCCGGCGTCCTCGCGAACGTCCCTGAGGATGTTGGTGAGTTGGAGGGCGAGGCCGAGGGTGTCGGCGTACTCGGAGGCGTGCTCGGCGTCCGGCGCGCCGGGGACGGTCCCGAACACGCCGAGGGAGAGCCGGCCGATGGCTCCGGCGACGCAGCGGCAGTAGACCTTGAGCTCGTCCCAGGTCTCGTAGGTCTCGCCGCGCACGTCCGCCAGCACGCCGTCGATCAGCTCGTCCAGCGCGTCGAGCGGCACCGGGAAGCGGCCGGCGGCATCGGCGAGCGCCACGGCCACCGGGTCGGTGTCGTCCTCCTCGATCCGGCCGTCCTTGATGCGTGCCAGCAGCGCCCGGGTGTCCTCCAGGCGCTGCTGCTTGGCAGCGTTCTCCAGCGTGCCGTCGCCGATGTCGTCGACCCGGCGGGAGAAGGCGTAGAGCGCCGACATCGCCTGCCGCTTGTCGGTCGGCAGCAGCCGGATGCCGTAGGCGAAGTTGCGTGCCTGCTGCCCGGTGACGGCCTCGCAGTAGCGATACGCAGCGAGCACCGGCGCGGACGCGTGTGCGGTTGCCTCCACGGTCCGGCTCACCCCTCTCTTCGCATTGTCGCCGCCACCTCGCGCAGCAGGCTGAGCTTGGTCGGCTTGGGCGGTCCAGGGAGTACGTCGTGTTCGGCGGCCGCGACCGCCTGGAGTGCGGCACGGCCGCCGGCCACGAAACCGGCCAGCAGCAGCTTGAGCCTGCCGTGGACGCTACCCACCAGCGGGGTGCCTTCATTCAGCAGCTCACGGGCGCGTTCCGCTTCGAACGCGATCAGTGCGCGCACCGATGCGCCCCCGCTGGGGGCGGCCAAATCGGCCTCTGTGACGCCGAAGCGTTTCAGGTCCTCGGCGGGGAGGTAGACCCGGTCGCGCCCGAGGTCCTCGGCCACGTCCTGGATGTGTTCGACGAGCTGCAGCGCGGTGCACACCGCGTCGGAGCGGCGGATGCGCTCGGGCGACGAGGTGCCGGTGATGCCGAGGACGAGCCGGCCGACGGGGTTGGCGGACAGCTCGCAGTAGGCGACCAGGTCGTCGTAGGTGGCGTAGCGGCTGATCCGCTGGTCCTGGCGGTTGGCCTCGATCAGGCCGAGGAAGGGCTCGGGGGTCAGCTCGCAGCGGCGGACGGTCGGGCCGAGGCGGCGCATCAGGGGGTGCTTGGGGCCCGGGGCGCGGTCGCTGAAGACACGCCGCAGGTCCGCCTCCAGCGCGTCGAGCAGCGCCGGGCGGTCGTCGTACTGGGCGCGGTCGAGTCCGAGGAGTACGGCATCGCCGCCGCCGGGGGCGAGATCGCCGTCGCCGATGTCGTCGACGAGCCGGGCGAAGCCGTAGACGGCCATCAGATCGGCCCGCCACGCGCGGGGCAGGAAGAACGGCGCGACCGGGAAGTTCTCGTGTGCGGCCTGGTCGAGCACGGTGCGCGTCTGGTCCCGCCCGTCACCCGTCGCCACCCTTCGGAGGAAGGCGCGACGCGCCCGCTCGTTGTCTCGGCTCACCGGGGGCTGCCCGGCGCATTTCGGTGCCGGAGCGAACCAGTAGCCATTGCCGTCACGTCTCCCGTTCTACACCGCCAAGCTAAAACATCCTATTTCGGACACGCCGCGCCCGGCGACGCGCTCCGATCGAGCTCTCATCACCCTCTTGGATGAGAATTGCCCGACTTGTACCACTTATGCTGTTCGGTACCCGTACAGCTTACGCCGTACATCTCAGCCACGTCCGAGCGGGTACCGAAGCCCGGGGCAACGATCGGGCCAACAGCCACCCGGCGTGAACTACGCCCGACACCGCCGGAGTTGAGCCTTCCGCACCATGAAGGCCCCCGCGAGTCCACCTCGCGGGGGCCTACGGGTGCGGGAGGGGCTACTTGCCCGTCTCCTTCTCGTACGCCTTGATGACCTCGTCGGTGGGGCCGTCCATCAGCAGTTCGCCGCGTTCCAGCCACAGCACGCGGTCGCAGGTGTCGCGGATGGACTTGTTGTTGTGGCTGACCAGGAAGACCGTGCCGGCTTCCTTGCGCAGCTCGCGGATGCGGGCCTCGGAGCGCTTCTGGAAGGCCCGGTCGCCGGTGGCCAGGGCCTCGTCGATCATCAGCACGTCGTGGTCCTTGGCCGCGGCGATGGAGAACCGCAGCCGGGCGGCCATGCCGGAGGAGTAGGTGCGCATCGGCAGCGAGATGAAGTCGCCCTTCTCGTTGATGCCGGAGAAGTCGACGATGCCGTCGTAGCGCTCGCGGATCTGCTCACGCGACATGCCCATGGCCAGACCGCCCAGGACGACGTTCTTCTCGCCGGTCAGGTCGTTCATCAGGGCCGCGTTGACGCCCAGCAGCGAGGGCTGGCCGTGGGTGTAGACCTTGCCGCGCTCGGCGGGCAGCAGCCCGGCCACCGCCTTGAGCAGCGTGGACTTGCCCGAGCCGTTGGAGCCGATCAGGCCGATGGACTCGCCGCGGTAGGCGGTGAAGGACACGCCCTTGACCGCGTGCACCTCGCGCACACCGGTGGACGGCTTGCGGCGGATGATCCGGTTCAGCGCCGCGGTGGCACTGCCCCGGCCCGCACCGGTGCCGTAGACGCGGTAGACGATGTGCAGGTCGTCCGCGATCACCGTCGGGATACGCTCCCCCGCCGCCTCGGTCGGCTGGAGGCCGTTGTTCTGCTCAGCCACGTCCGTACCGCTCCTCAGCCTTCCAGAAGTACACAAAACCGACGACGCCCATCAGCAGCGCCCATCCGCCGGCGAACGCCCACACGTGCGGCGGCAGCTGCTTGTGCGTGAAGCTGTCGATCAGCGCGAAACGCATCAGGTCGATGTACACCGCGGCCGGATTGGCGTAGAGCAGGACCTCGACGAACTGCGGGACGTGCTTGCCCTTGAGGATCAGGTCGATGCTGAACATCACGCCGGACGCGTACATCCACGTCCGCATGATGAAGGGCATCAGCTGCGCCAGGTCCGGGGTCTTGGAGCCCAGCCGCGCCATGACCATCGCCAGGCCGGTGTTGAACACGAACTGCAGGGCCAGCGCCGGGAGCACCAGCAGCCAGGACCAGGTCGGCATCTGCCCGAAGCCGAGCAGGATCAGCACCAGCACGCCCATCGAGAACAGCAGCTGCTGCAACTGCATCAGGCAGAACGACACCGGCAGACACGCCCGCGGGAAGTGCAGCGCGCGCACCAGACCGAGGTTGCCGGAGATCGCCCGGGTACCGGCCATCACCGAACTCTGGGTGAAGGTGAAGATGAAGACGCCGGTCACCAGGAACGGGACGAAGTCGGGGACACCCTTCCGCGTACCGATCAGCAAGCCGAAGATCAAGTAGTAGACGAGCGCGTTCAGCAGGGGCGTGGCCACCTGCCAGACCTGTCCCAGCTTGGCCTGGCTGTACTGCGCCGTCAGCTTCGCGCTGGCGAAGGCGGAGATGAAGTGCCGCCGCTGCCACAGCTGCCGGACGTACTCCGGGAGGCTGGGCCGGGCCCCGCTCTGCGCGAGCCCGTACTTCTGGGCCCGCTGGGCGGGCGAGAGCCCTTCGTCGGAAGCTGGCGGGGCACTCATGGCGACCGCACTGTCGTGCGTGGTCTCGCTCACAGTTGACACTTTCGTCCTCAAGGTGCGCTGCCGGGGCCACGCCCCGGTTCGCGCTGATGCTCTCAGATACGAGCTTGTCAGATGACGGGTGGGCGGCCCAGTCGGGTCAGTCGCCAAACGGTAGCCCACTTCATGGGGCGCCTGGGACCGCACGGGGTCGCCCAGCCCTCCTTGAAGCCGCCCAGCCAGGCCCGCAGCGCCGGTCGCGACGGCCGGCGGGCGAGGGTGAGCAGAAACCAGACACCGAGATAGACCGGAACCAGCAGGGCGGGGAGGTTGCGGCGGGCCAGCCAGACGCGGTTCCTGGCCACCATCCGGTGGTAGACCGCATGCCGGGCCGGGGCCGTCGTCGGGTGGAAGAGGACCATGTCCGACCGGTAGTCGATCAGCCAGCCCGCGTCCAGCGCCCGCCAGGCCAGGTCGGTCTCCTCATGGGCGTAGAAGAAATCGTCGGGCAGCCCGCCGACCTCCTCGAACACCTTCGTACGGACCGCGTTCGCGCCGCCCAGGAAGGTGGTCACCCGCGAGGAGCGCATCGGGTCGGACGCGCGCAGCCTGGGCACGTGCCGGCGCTGGGTCTCCCCGGTCTCCGGATCGGCGATCCGGAAGCTGATGATCCCGAGCCCGGGGTCCTCGGCGAACGCCTTGCGGCACAGCTCGGCGGTGTCCTCCCTGGCCAGCAGCCCGTCGTCGTCCAGGAACAGCAGGACGTCGACCTCGCTGCCGCCGGGGCCGAACGCCTCGATGCCGACATTGCGGCCCGCCGGGATGCCGACGTTCTCCGGCAGCTCGACGGTCCGCACGTCCACACCGGGAACGGCCAGCTCGGGCAGCGGCGAACCATTGCCGACGACGGCGATCGCGATCGGGTCGCCGTGCTGCTTGGCGACCGAGTCCAGCAGCGCCCGCAGCTCGTCGGGGCGGTTGCCCATGGTCAGGACGACCGCACCGACGCGCATGCTCGTACCCACATCGGCTCCCGTCACTTGAGCCTGCTGGAGGCGAGGA
The sequence above is a segment of the Streptomyces lydicus genome. Coding sequences within it:
- a CDS encoding 1-hydroxy-2-methyl-2-butenyl 4-diphosphate reductase — encoded protein: MPSRPPADAEPPLLVACALGIERFALRGGQRAAAAPGGRPDLVVLRTGMGPQAAERALAGALGEGARTQRSPVVASGFCAGLAPGMRPGDVVVAEATRDHRPDVPDVTCRDNGPLLRALRERGLTVHSGLLRGSDHVVRGAERAELHAAGAVAVDMESAATLRAAQLAGGRPVAAVRVVVDAPEHELVRIGTVRGGISAFKVLRSVLPVFHEWHRSLLLPWR
- the shc gene encoding squalene--hopene cyclase, whose translation is MTATTDGSTGALPPRAPSASDATAETTEPTDRIRTAVLDDTAEAARRATARATDHLLSLQDPAGWWKGDLETNVTMDAEDLLLRQFLGIQDRRTTEAAGRHIRGEQRPDGTWATFYGGPGELSATVEAYVALRLAGDAPDAPHMARASAWIREQGGVAATRVFTRIWLALFGWWKWDDLPELPPELLYLPKWFPLNIYDFGCWARQTIVPLTVVSAKRPVRPAPFALDELHVDPRRPAPPRPLAPATSWDGLFQRLDKALHLYHRVALRKLRGAAMRSAARWIIERQENDGCWGGIQPPAVYSVIALHLLGYDLDHPVLRTGLASLDRFAVWREDGGSPGDAGGSAPTRMIEACQSPVWDTCLATIALADAGVPADHPQLVKAADWMLAEQIRRPGDWSVQRPQLPSGGWAFEFENDNYPDIDDTAEVVLALRRVRHPDPQRVEDAVHRAVRWNFGMQSRNGGWGAFDVDNTSPFPNRLPFCDFGEVIDPPSADVTAHVVEMLADVGRAHDPRTRRGIAWLLAEQEPSGAWFGRWGTNYVYGTGSVLPALAAAGIPGSHPAVRRAVRWLQTVQNDDGGWGEDQRSYQDKERWAGRGVSTASQTAWALMALLAAGERESEAVRRGVRWLTGTQREDGSWDEPYFTGTGFPWDFSINYHLYRQVFPLTALGRYLGGGPAAVGA
- a CDS encoding polyprenyl synthetase family protein; translation: MTTSTSARTSTSIGNRGETVNPASPAIDTASVTALLERGRTLATPVLRAAVNRLAPPMDTVAAYHFGWIDAEGNPSSGDSGKAVRPALALLSAEAAGAAPEVGIPGAVAVELVHNFSLLHDDLMDGDEQRRHRDTVWKVHGPAQAILVGDALFALANEILLELGTVDAGRATRRLTLATRKLIDGQAQDISYEHRERVTVEECLEMEGNKTGALLACAVSIGAVLGGADDRTADTLEKYGYHLGLAFQAVDDLLGIWGDPEATGKQTWSDLRQRKKSLPVVAALDAGGPASERLARILAADAKKSETEIADFTEEEFASRAALIEEAGGREWTSQEARRQHATAIAALDEIEMPEKVRAQLVALADFVVVRER
- the hpnE gene encoding hydroxysqualene dehydroxylase HpnE: MTAHGTAAVVVGGGLAGTTAALALAGAGLRVTLVEGRPRLGGLVFSFRRDSAAGELSVDNGQHVYLRCCTAYRELLERLGAAHLVPLQDRMDVPVLDADRMRLGRLRRTALPVPLHLARSLASYPHLSPAERAGVVRATLALKALDPADPALDGVDFGSWLRRHGQSARAVEALWDLVGIATLNARAADASLGLAAKVFKTGLLSAPGAADIGWSRVPLGDVHDTLARTALEKAGVRIALRTRAAAVERTEGGWRVAVENGPHGSEQLAADTVVLAVPQREAHALLPDGALDGQDRLLDIGTAPILNLHVVYDRKVLRRPFFAAVGSPVQWVFDRTDGSGLTRAEGGEGRQYLAVSQSAAQDEIDHPVGKLRARYLPELERLLPAARGARICDFFVTRERTATFAPAPGVGRLRPAARTQAPGLFLAGAWTATGWPATMESAVRSGTAAAREALTELGFPQGQLPQEAA
- the hpnD gene encoding presqualene diphosphate synthase HpnD, with translation MSRTVEATAHASAPVLAAYRYCEAVTGQQARNFAYGIRLLPTDKRQAMSALYAFSRRVDDIGDGTLENAAKQQRLEDTRALLARIKDGRIEEDDTDPVAVALADAAGRFPVPLDALDELIDGVLADVRGETYETWDELKVYCRCVAGAIGRLSLGVFGTVPGAPDAEHASEYADTLGLALQLTNILRDVREDAGNGRTYLPAEDLAKFGCSAGFDRAVPPPGSDFTGLVHHEVKRARALFAEGFRLLPMLDRRSGACVAAMAGIYHRLLTRIAADPEAVLRGRVSLPGREKAFVAVRGLSGLDARAIGRRQAVRRRG
- the hpnC gene encoding squalene synthase HpnC, which translates into the protein MLDQAAHENFPVAPFFLPRAWRADLMAVYGFARLVDDIGDGDLAPGGGDAVLLGLDRAQYDDRPALLDALEADLRRVFSDRAPGPKHPLMRRLGPTVRRCELTPEPFLGLIEANRQDQRISRYATYDDLVAYCELSANPVGRLVLGITGTSSPERIRRSDAVCTALQLVEHIQDVAEDLGRDRVYLPAEDLKRFGVTEADLAAPSGGASVRALIAFEAERARELLNEGTPLVGSVHGRLKLLLAGFVAGGRAALQAVAAAEHDVLPGPPKPTKLSLLREVAATMRREG
- a CDS encoding ABC transporter ATP-binding protein, with the protein product MAEQNNGLQPTEAAGERIPTVIADDLHIVYRVYGTGAGRGSATAALNRIIRRKPSTGVREVHAVKGVSFTAYRGESIGLIGSNGSGKSTLLKAVAGLLPAERGKVYTHGQPSLLGVNAALMNDLTGEKNVVLGGLAMGMSREQIRERYDGIVDFSGINEKGDFISLPMRTYSSGMAARLRFSIAAAKDHDVLMIDEALATGDRAFQKRSEARIRELRKEAGTVFLVSHNNKSIRDTCDRVLWLERGELLMDGPTDEVIKAYEKETGK
- a CDS encoding ABC transporter permease produces the protein MSETTHDSAVAMSAPPASDEGLSPAQRAQKYGLAQSGARPSLPEYVRQLWQRRHFISAFASAKLTAQYSQAKLGQVWQVATPLLNALVYYLIFGLLIGTRKGVPDFVPFLVTGVFIFTFTQSSVMAGTRAISGNLGLVRALHFPRACLPVSFCLMQLQQLLFSMGVLVLILLGFGQMPTWSWLLVLPALALQFVFNTGLAMVMARLGSKTPDLAQLMPFIMRTWMYASGVMFSIDLILKGKHVPQFVEVLLYANPAAVYIDLMRFALIDSFTHKQLPPHVWAFAGGWALLMGVVGFVYFWKAEERYGRG
- a CDS encoding glycosyltransferase family 2 protein, which translates into the protein MRVGAVVLTMGNRPDELRALLDSVAKQHGDPIAIAVVGNGSPLPELAVPGVDVRTVELPENVGIPAGRNVGIEAFGPGGSEVDVLLFLDDDGLLAREDTAELCRKAFAEDPGLGIISFRIADPETGETQRRHVPRLRASDPMRSSRVTTFLGGANAVRTKVFEEVGGLPDDFFYAHEETDLAWRALDAGWLIDYRSDMVLFHPTTAPARHAVYHRMVARNRVWLARRNLPALLVPVYLGVWFLLTLARRPSRPALRAWLGGFKEGWATPCGPRRPMKWATVWRLTRLGRPPVI